A window from Acidobacteriota bacterium encodes these proteins:
- the pruA gene encoding L-glutamate gamma-semialdehyde dehydrogenase gives MADPIAAAAARRQPPLPLNEPARTYLSGSPERLELQARLAEMSAGPMEIPLIIGGEPVRTSATRDAVMPFSHHTVLARWHAAEPRHVRRAIDAALAAHRAWSAWPWEDRVAVLLKAAELLATRWRATVNSATMLGQGKTVHQSEIDAACELVDFLRFNAAFAADLYAEQPGNSAGVWNQSEYRPLEGFVYAVSPFNFTAIGGNLATAPVMMGGVAIWKPASTTVASAYSVMQALMAAGLPAGVINLVPGDAAAITDVVLASRDLAGVHFTGSTAVFNGMWAAVGRDVGRYRSYPRLVGETGGKDFVIVHASADPQEVAVALARGAFEYQGQKCSAASRVYVPRSLWGPVRDRLIAMMKTMRLGDVRQFDTFLSAVIDRAAFDRISGYLALAKRTARILQGGGADAREGYFIEPTLVQTTDPGHRLMREEIFGPVLTAYVYPDRRWHDTLALVERTSPYALTGAVFATDRQAIRDAASALRYAAGNFYVNDKPTGAVVGQQPFGGARASGTNDKAGSKLNLLRWVNARATKETFAPPREHLYPHMTAD, from the coding sequence ATGGCCGATCCGATCGCCGCCGCGGCGGCGCGACGGCAACCTCCGCTTCCGCTCAACGAGCCGGCCAGGACCTATCTCTCGGGGTCGCCGGAACGTCTCGAACTGCAGGCGCGCCTCGCCGAGATGTCGGCGGGCCCGATGGAGATCCCGCTCATCATCGGCGGCGAGCCGGTGAGGACGTCGGCGACGCGCGACGCGGTGATGCCGTTCAGCCACCACACCGTGCTCGCGCGGTGGCACGCGGCCGAGCCGCGCCACGTGCGCCGCGCGATCGATGCCGCACTCGCGGCGCACCGTGCGTGGTCGGCCTGGCCCTGGGAAGATCGCGTGGCCGTGCTGCTCAAGGCCGCCGAGCTCCTCGCGACCCGCTGGCGCGCCACGGTCAACAGCGCGACGATGCTCGGCCAGGGCAAGACGGTGCACCAGTCGGAGATCGACGCCGCCTGCGAGCTCGTGGACTTCCTCCGGTTCAACGCGGCGTTCGCGGCGGACCTCTACGCCGAGCAGCCGGGCAACTCGGCCGGCGTGTGGAACCAGTCGGAGTACCGGCCGCTCGAAGGCTTCGTCTACGCCGTGTCGCCGTTCAACTTCACCGCCATCGGGGGCAATCTGGCCACCGCGCCGGTGATGATGGGCGGCGTGGCGATCTGGAAGCCGGCGTCGACCACCGTCGCCAGCGCCTACTCCGTGATGCAGGCGTTGATGGCGGCGGGCCTGCCGGCCGGCGTGATCAACCTCGTGCCCGGCGACGCGGCGGCCATCACGGACGTCGTGCTCGCCTCGCGCGACCTGGCCGGCGTGCACTTCACCGGATCGACGGCCGTGTTCAACGGCATGTGGGCGGCCGTCGGCCGCGACGTGGGGCGCTACCGATCCTACCCGCGGCTCGTCGGTGAGACCGGCGGCAAGGACTTCGTGATCGTGCACGCGTCGGCCGACCCGCAGGAGGTGGCGGTCGCGCTCGCCCGCGGCGCCTTCGAGTACCAGGGGCAGAAGTGCTCGGCGGCGAGCCGCGTGTACGTGCCACGGTCGTTGTGGGGACCGGTGCGCGATCGGCTGATCGCGATGATGAAGACGATGCGCCTGGGCGACGTCCGGCAGTTCGACACGTTCCTGAGCGCCGTGATCGATCGGGCCGCGTTCGACCGGATCAGCGGCTACCTCGCGCTGGCGAAGCGCACGGCGCGGATCCTCCAGGGCGGCGGCGCCGATGCGCGCGAGGGCTACTTCATCGAGCCGACGCTCGTGCAGACGACGGACCCCGGCCATCGGCTGATGCGCGAGGAGATCTTCGGTCCGGTCCTGACGGCGTACGTCTACCCGGACCGGCGCTGGCACGACACGCTCGCGCTCGTGGAGCGCACGTCGCCGTACGCGCTGACCGGCGCCGTGTTCGCCACCGACCGGCAGGCCATTCGCGACGCGGCGAGCGCGCTGCGGTACGCCGCCGGGAACTTCTACGTGAACGACAAGCCCACGGGCGCGGTCGTCGGCCAGCAGCCGTTCGGCGGCGCCCGCGCGTCGGGCACGAACGACAAGGCCGGCTCGAAGCTCAACCTGCTCCGCTGGGTCAACGCGCGTGCGACCAAGGAGACGTTCGCGCCGCCTCGCGAGCACCTCTACCCTCATATGACGGCGGACTGA
- a CDS encoding STAS domain-containing protein yields MAQVRERLEGGIGIIELAGRLTVNDQPGLLKEAVAHVVDRGARHVLVDLSGVPYIDSTRLGELIAAHVTLSRRGGRLHLSGTPRRIIDLLVLAGLADVFERFDSLEDATRALSQTQPS; encoded by the coding sequence GTGGCACAGGTTCGAGAACGTCTCGAGGGCGGCATCGGGATCATCGAACTCGCCGGCCGGTTGACGGTCAACGATCAACCCGGCCTGTTGAAGGAGGCGGTCGCCCACGTCGTCGATCGGGGCGCGCGTCACGTGCTCGTGGATCTGTCCGGCGTGCCCTACATCGACAGCACGCGGCTCGGCGAGCTCATCGCCGCGCACGTCACGCTCAGCCGCCGCGGCGGCCGGCTGCACCTGTCCGGCACGCCGCGCCGGATCATCGACCTGCTCGTGCTCGCCGGGCTCGCGGACGTGTTCGAGCGGTTCGATTCGCTCGAGGACGCCACGCGCGCGCTCAGCCAGACGCAGCCGTCCTGA
- a CDS encoding ferritin yields the protein MTPALLDAITRQIGAEFAAAFSYLSMAAWCEHRQFMGAGRWLRLQSAEELGHGTRLLDFVLARNHAVRLPGIDQPRSEFPSIVEVFETALAQEEQVSRQIDALYELAFHEKVFAAMAELQWFITEQVEEEKTTREIVAKLHMVRDDPASLLDLDRELGTRRPEDDGEGGEHHQGASRD from the coding sequence ATGACACCAGCGTTGCTCGACGCGATTACCCGTCAGATCGGCGCCGAGTTCGCCGCGGCGTTCTCGTATCTCTCGATGGCCGCCTGGTGCGAGCACCGGCAGTTCATGGGCGCCGGCCGATGGCTCCGGTTGCAGAGCGCGGAAGAGCTCGGCCACGGTACGCGCCTGCTGGATTTCGTGCTCGCGCGCAACCACGCCGTCCGCCTGCCGGGCATCGATCAGCCGCGCAGCGAGTTCCCGTCCATCGTGGAAGTCTTCGAGACGGCGCTCGCGCAGGAAGAGCAGGTCAGCCGCCAGATCGACGCGCTGTACGAGCTGGCGTTCCACGAGAAGGTCTTCGCCGCCATGGCCGAGCTGCAGTGGTTCATCACCGAGCAGGTCGAGGAAGAGAAGACGACGCGCGAGATCGTCGCGAAGCTGCACATGGTGCGCGACGACCCCGCATCGCTGCTCGACCTCGATCGGGAGCTCGGGACCCGCCGGCCGGAAGACGACGGCGAGGGCGGCGAGCACCACCAGGGGGCGAGTCGGGACTAG
- a CDS encoding DUF3014 domain-containing protein, with protein sequence MPIDDLPLDRPASLTPGAAPPPSPSPWRWVVVGLGGLAAGALLTFWWLGRSQPPTATPAPTTATDMAVASNRPKRQFLSLPSLDASDTLLAELVATLSRHPTLSRLLATKGLVRSATLAVVQIGDGRTPAAPLETLRPATRLRLSGASPSRVDPKSYARWDAAVGALVSISPADAAQLYVNVKPLFDQAYIELGHPAGDFDNAIVEAIAMLDDVPEDAEPALLERHTGGYYEHVSDTLKALPPVQKQFLLIGPDHRRKIQAWLHAFASNLDLTLR encoded by the coding sequence ATGCCGATTGACGACCTCCCGCTCGACCGCCCGGCGTCGCTGACGCCGGGCGCCGCGCCTCCCCCGTCGCCGTCCCCGTGGCGATGGGTGGTCGTGGGGCTTGGCGGGCTCGCGGCGGGCGCGCTGCTCACCTTCTGGTGGCTCGGCCGATCGCAGCCTCCCACGGCAACGCCGGCGCCGACGACGGCGACCGACATGGCGGTCGCCTCGAATCGCCCGAAGCGACAGTTCCTCAGCCTGCCCTCGCTCGACGCGTCCGATACGCTGCTCGCCGAGCTCGTCGCGACCCTGTCGCGGCACCCCACGCTGTCGCGGCTGCTCGCGACGAAAGGGCTCGTGCGAAGCGCGACGCTGGCCGTCGTCCAGATTGGCGACGGCCGGACGCCGGCCGCCCCGCTCGAGACGCTGCGGCCCGCAACGCGGCTGAGGTTGAGCGGCGCGTCACCGTCGCGCGTCGATCCGAAGAGCTACGCCCGGTGGGATGCCGCCGTCGGCGCCCTCGTCTCGATCTCACCCGCCGACGCCGCGCAGCTCTACGTCAACGTCAAGCCGCTCTTCGACCAGGCCTACATCGAGCTCGGCCATCCGGCAGGCGACTTCGACAACGCGATCGTCGAGGCCATCGCGATGCTCGACGATGTGCCCGAGGATGCCGAGCCGGCGCTGTTGGAGCGGCACACTGGCGGGTACTACGAGCACGTCTCGGACACCTTGAAGGCGCTGCCGCCCGTCCAGAAGCAGTTCCTGCTGATCGGTCCGGACCACCGCCGGAAGATCCAGGCGTGGCTGCACGCTTTTGCCTCGAATCTCGACCTCACCCTACGCTGA